The Erigeron canadensis isolate Cc75 chromosome 4, C_canadensis_v1, whole genome shotgun sequence genome window below encodes:
- the LOC122596331 gene encoding kirola-like, whose protein sequence is MTITGTLVQEVDIKCHGNLLHDIYKHKLHETAIISPDKVRRCDLVTGEWGAPGSVISWDYIYDGKVNTVKEVIEAVDDDNHKIVFKVIEGELLKVYNAFILTIHIKNRGQKQFVTWTLDFEKLNSSIPDPSPYLDLVCAFTKDIDAYILKLA, encoded by the exons ATGACTATAACAGGAACACTAGTTCAGGAAGTTGATATTAAATGTCATGGCAACTTGCTCCATGATATTTACAAGCACAAACTACACGAGACCGCAATCATATCCCCTGATAAGGTTCGACGTTGTGATTTAGTTACCGGCGAATGGGGTGCTCCTGGATCTGTCATTTCTTGGGACTACATCTATG ATGGAAAAGTGAATACTGTAAAAGAGGTCATTGAAGCAGTTGATGATGACAACCACAAAATTGTGTTCAAGGTGATTGAAGGAGAGCTTTTGAAGGTGTATAATGCCTTCATTCTGACTATTCATATCAAAAACAGGGGCCAGAAACAGTTTGTTACCTGGACTCTCGATTTCGAGAAGTTGAATTCAAGCATACCTGATCCAAGTCCGTATCTGGACTTGGTTTGTGCTTTCACCAAAGATATAGATGCTTACATTCTTAAGTTGGCATGA